The genomic interval CCAAGTTCTTTCACCCGTTTATTTTTCGAACCTTTGAGCACTTGGGCGACCAGTGTTTTCCCAAAATTCTCACGCATACGTTTGATGCACGAAAAGACCATTTGCGCTTCTGTCGTAATATCCATTTGTTCTCGGTCATCGGTACAGTTCGAGCATCGACCGCACGGCTCATTAGACGTCGTTTCCCCAAAATAGCGCAAAATGAATGTCTGCAAACACGACTCTGTATGACAGTAGTCGACCATTTTATTGAGCTTCTGATACTCCACTTCTTTTCGTTCCGACGAAAGCTGTGATTGTTCAATGAGAAACTTTTGAATATGTACATCTTGTGGAGAAAAAAGCAAAAAACACTCACTCGGTTCCCCATCGCGACCGGCTCGTCCTGCTTCTTGATAATACGACTCCATATTTTTCGGCATTTGATAGTGGATCACATAGCGCACGTTCGATTTGTTAATGCCCATCCCAAAGGCATTCGTTGCAACCATGACAGTCAGACGGTCATGAATAAAATTTTCTTGGTACTGGTCGCGTTCTTCTTTCGTTAAACCTGCATGATACTTACCAACCGCGATTCCTTGTTGTTTGAAGAACGAATACAGTGCATCAACTTCTTTTTTCGTCGCTGCATAAATAATCCCAGCATGGTCTTTTCGTTTTTTCACATACTGAAGCACAAACTCACGGCGGTTTTCCCCTTTTAACACATGGAACGACAGATTGTCACGAGCAAATCCCGTCACAACGACATTCGCTTGGTCAATTTGAAAATGCGTTCGAATATCGTGCAACACTTCAGGCGTCGCCGTGGCGGTAAGTGCGACGACGACCGGCTTGGCTGGGAGCGATTCCATCATCGGCCGAATCATCCGGTAATGCGGACGAAAATCGTGCCCCCATTGAGACACGCAATGCGCTTCATCGATCGCTACTAATCGGACTGGCAATTTTTTTAATAACGAAAGAAACGAAGGCGCCTCTAACCGTTCGGGCGCCACATAAATGAACCGGTATTCTCCTAGCTCGGCAAGAAACAGCCGTTCATTCATCTCTGCCTTGGATAACGTACTGTTCAAATACGTTGCTGAAATCCCCATTTGCATCAAGGCATCGACTTGATCCTTCATTAAAGAAATCAGGGGCGAAATCACAAGCGTCACCCCATCCAGCACTAACCCTGGCACTTGATAACAAAGCGACTTCCCCCCACCGGTCGGAAGCACACCAATCGTATCTTCACCTGCCAACACTTTCTCAATAATCTCAAGCTGTCCGTTTCGAAAACTTGAATATCCGAAATAGGTATGTAACACTTCTTTGGCTTTTAAAAGC from Bacillus sp. (in: firmicutes) carries:
- the recQ gene encoding DNA helicase RecQ produces the protein MLLKAKEVLHTYFGYSSFRNGQLEIIEKVLAGEDTIGVLPTGGGKSLCYQVPGLVLDGVTLVISPLISLMKDQVDALMQMGISATYLNSTLSKAEMNERLFLAELGEYRFIYVAPERLEAPSFLSLLKKLPVRLVAIDEAHCVSQWGHDFRPHYRMIRPMMESLPAKPVVVALTATATPEVLHDIRTHFQIDQANVVVTGFARDNLSFHVLKGENRREFVLQYVKKRKDHAGIIYAATKKEVDALYSFFKQQGIAVGKYHAGLTKEERDQYQENFIHDRLTVMVATNAFGMGINKSNVRYVIHYQMPKNMESYYQEAGRAGRDGEPSECFLLFSPQDVHIQKFLIEQSQLSSERKEVEYQKLNKMVDYCHTESCLQTFILRYFGETTSNEPCGRCSNCTDDREQMDITTEAQMVFSCIKRMRENFGKTLVAQVLKGSKNKRVKELGFDRLSTYGLMNNLTEKDIIQLIDFLLAEGYLGLKGEQYPVVTLHNRAYEVLKGERSVYRKVAYKAKEMEEDTELFALLRALRKEWAEKEGVPPYVIFSDQTLREMSALLPVDEEALLQVKGVGAVKAKKYGSAFLEVIRAYVEENELVMR